A portion of the Girardinichthys multiradiatus isolate DD_20200921_A chromosome 23, DD_fGirMul_XY1, whole genome shotgun sequence genome contains these proteins:
- the elovl6 gene encoding elongation of very long chain fatty acids protein 6: MSVLALQEYEFERQFNEEEAIRWMQENWKKSFLFSALYAACILGGRHVMKQREKFELRKPLVLWSLTLAVFSIFGAIRTGSYMTFILMTKGLKQSVCDQSFYNGPVSKFWAYAFVLSKAPELGDTLFIVLRKQKLIFLHWYHHITVLLYSWYSYKDMVAGGGWFMTMNYLVHAVMYSYYALRAAGFKLSRKFAMFITLTQITQMLMGCVVNYLVYEWMQQGQECPSHMQNIVWSSLMYLSYFVLFVQFFVEAYIGTSKSSAKTDVKKSK; encoded by the exons ATGTCGGTTTTAGCTCTGCAAGAATATGAATTTGAGAGGCAGTTCAACGAGGAGGAAGCCATCCGATGGATGCAGGAGAACTG GAAGAAGTCTTTCCTGTTCTCTGCGCTCTACGCTGCTTGTATCCTGGGTGGCCGCCATGTCATGAAACAAAGGGAAAAGTTTGAGTTGAGGAAACCTCTGGTGCTGTGGTCTCTCACGCTTGCTGTGTTCAG TATCTTTGGTGCCATCCGTACTGGGAGCTACATGACCTTCATCCTGATGACCAAAGGACTTAAACAGTCAGTTTGTGACCAGAGTTTCTACAACGGGCCAGTCAGCAAGTTCTGGGCTTACGCCTTTGTGCTCAGTAAAGCACCTGAACTGG GTGACACCCTCTTCATCGTCCTGAGGAAACAGAAGCTCATCTTCCTTCACTGGTACCACCACATCACCGTGCTCCTCTACTCCTGGTACTCATACAAGGACATGGTAGCAGGCGGCGGGTGGTTCATGACCATGAATTACTTGGTCCATGCGGTCATGTACTCGTACTACGCCCTGCGTGCAGCCGGCTTCAAGCTTTCACGCAAGTTCGCCATGTTCATCACGCTAACACAGATCACCCAGATGCTGATGGGCTGCGTGGTCAACTACCTGGTGTACGAATGGATGCAGCAGGGCCAGGAGTGTCCATCCCACATGCAGAACATTGTTTGGTCCTCACTGATGTACCTCAGCTATTTTGTGCTCTTTGTCCAGTTCTTTGTTGAAGCCTATATTGGCACGTCCAAATCATCGGCCAAGACAGATGTTAAGAAGAGCAAGTAG